In uncultured Desulfuromusa sp., a genomic segment contains:
- a CDS encoding 3-oxoacid CoA-transferase subunit A codes for MIDKRIASAAAAVADIFTGATVMIGGFGEAGSPIELIHALIDQGAKNLTIVNNNTGSGHVGLAALIENGQVSKMICSYPRTVGSKVFPELYRRGKIELELVPQGTLAERIRAGGAGVPAFYTATSVGTPLAIGKEQRHFDGRDYVLEYGLKADFALIKCLRADRYGNLVYSKTARNFAPIMAMAANTTIVQTQYQVETGEIDPEIVITPGIFVDRVVTISNPAHESQLVAEGRVYP; via the coding sequence ATGATTGATAAGAGAATAGCTTCAGCAGCAGCGGCAGTGGCGGATATATTTACGGGAGCAACCGTCATGATCGGTGGCTTTGGTGAAGCTGGAAGTCCGATTGAATTAATTCACGCATTGATCGATCAGGGCGCTAAAAATCTCACGATTGTTAACAACAATACGGGCAGTGGTCATGTTGGTCTTGCGGCACTGATTGAAAATGGCCAGGTCTCTAAAATGATCTGTTCTTATCCGCGTACCGTCGGTTCAAAGGTTTTTCCAGAATTATATCGGCGTGGGAAAATTGAGTTGGAACTGGTCCCCCAGGGAACTCTGGCAGAAAGAATTCGGGCCGGAGGGGCAGGGGTTCCTGCTTTTTATACGGCAACTTCGGTTGGCACTCCTTTAGCCATAGGAAAGGAACAAAGACATTTTGATGGTCGCGATTATGTGCTGGAGTATGGATTGAAGGCTGACTTTGCATTGATTAAATGTTTGCGAGCAGACCGTTACGGAAATCTTGTCTATAGTAAAACTGCGCGCAATTTTGCCCCGATCATGGCAATGGCTGCCAATACGACCATCGTACAAACTCAATACCAGGTTGAAACCGGTGAAATTGATCCGGAGATTGTTATCACTCCCGGAATATTTGTTGACCGAGTTGTCACGATTTCAAATCCTGCCCATGAATCACAACTGGTTGCTGAAGGGAGGGTTTATCCATGA
- a CDS encoding LptE family protein: MRFICFLLLLFCLLGCGYHFPGQSGTLPGGVEKIYIPLFINKTSEPLLENKLTSRVSEVFSRHSKISQVEKQETAEAILQGTIRSYSSRALSYNSDDDIGEYRATMVVDVVLKTEAEEPLWTGTVRWSEDYNSSSNKNAQNDMEQSAIDEMTVRMAEEILYKLLDDF; the protein is encoded by the coding sequence ATGAGATTTATCTGTTTTCTGCTTCTGCTTTTTTGTTTGCTGGGTTGTGGATACCACTTTCCTGGTCAGAGTGGAACGCTGCCCGGTGGCGTTGAAAAAATTTATATCCCATTATTCATTAACAAGACGTCTGAGCCATTACTGGAAAATAAATTAACCAGTCGAGTCAGTGAAGTTTTTTCACGTCATAGTAAAATTTCACAGGTTGAAAAGCAGGAAACGGCTGAAGCTATTTTACAAGGAACTATTCGTAGCTATTCCAGTCGAGCTCTTTCTTACAATTCCGATGATGATATTGGTGAGTATCGGGCTACAATGGTTGTCGATGTGGTTTTAAAAACAGAAGCTGAGGAACCTTTGTGGACAGGAACGGTTCGTTGGAGTGAAGATTATAATTCCTCATCGAATAAAAATGCTCAAAATGACATGGAGCAAAGCGCTATTGATGAAATGACAGTGCGGATGGCGGAAGAAATTCTTTATAAATTGCTCGATGATTTTTAG
- the holA gene encoding DNA polymerase III subunit delta, with product MNAAQLHQKLRSQQVPAVIFLCGQEPYLIQRAARSIRRAVLPAENDDFNDTQYYGKEVKAEEIIATAMTFPVFAEKRLVTVKDAHQIPAAELEKLLPYLLDPAPETCLLFIAGKIDNRRKFFQQLKKNDSLVEFKPLTDRELPRYIRDFLNQRDIKISADAVELFCSMVGANLYEIHAELDKLLMYIGTATLIDVIDVQAVVSRGRAENIFEIGNAVGSGDLEKALTLVMRLNAAGEAPLKILSLLVMHFRRLWKVRELQVQKRPPKEIAKVAGVPPFVIEGLIRQGKKFSRQDFIQAHELFLEADLAMKSSGANSEALLESLILSLVKRKFS from the coding sequence ATGAATGCGGCCCAGTTACACCAAAAGCTACGATCTCAACAGGTTCCAGCCGTTATTTTTCTGTGTGGTCAAGAACCTTATCTGATTCAGAGAGCTGCACGATCCATCAGGCGGGCCGTTTTGCCCGCAGAAAATGACGATTTTAACGATACACAGTATTACGGAAAAGAAGTTAAAGCTGAAGAAATCATCGCCACCGCAATGACTTTTCCGGTTTTTGCGGAAAAAAGGCTGGTGACTGTTAAAGATGCGCATCAGATTCCTGCTGCTGAGTTAGAAAAATTACTGCCTTACCTGCTTGATCCTGCTCCTGAAACCTGCTTGCTATTTATTGCCGGCAAGATTGATAATCGACGTAAATTTTTCCAGCAACTTAAAAAAAACGACTCTCTTGTTGAATTTAAGCCCCTCACAGACCGAGAGTTACCTCGATATATCCGTGATTTTCTCAACCAGCGGGATATAAAAATTTCTGCAGACGCCGTTGAACTTTTTTGCTCAATGGTGGGCGCAAATTTATATGAAATTCACGCTGAACTTGATAAGTTATTAATGTATATCGGTACAGCGACACTGATAGATGTTATTGATGTGCAGGCCGTTGTTTCCAGAGGGCGAGCAGAGAATATTTTTGAAATAGGCAATGCTGTCGGATCTGGAGACCTTGAAAAAGCGTTGACACTGGTGATGCGCCTTAATGCGGCAGGTGAAGCCCCGCTAAAAATATTATCGCTTTTAGTGATGCATTTTCGACGACTTTGGAAAGTTCGTGAATTACAAGTTCAGAAACGTCCACCTAAAGAGATTGCCAAAGTTGCCGGCGTTCCACCTTTTGTGATTGAAGGCTTGATTCGCCAGGGAAAGAAATTTTCACGCCAGGATTTTATCCAGGCACATGAACTGTTTCTTGAGGCAGATCTTGCAATGAAATCCAGCGGAGCAAATTCCGAAGCATTACTTGAAAGTCTTATCCTGAGTTTAGTTAAAAGAAAATTTTCATAA
- a CDS encoding aspartate aminotransferase family protein gives MNRGDNFRAAELSKSAELYQRGCKVMPGGVSRNTVLRSPHPLYAERGEGCYVTDVEGVKRIDFANNMASLIHGHAQPDVVAAVIDQLHKGTAFTLATEAEILYAEYLCSRNAGFEQIRFVNSGTEAVMGCLKASRAYTGRPKIAKVEGAYHGLYDYAEVSQTATPENWGSVDSPSSVPVAQGTPASALNDVIIIPFNDPDRAVEILDKHADELACVLVDFLPHRVGLVPASTEFVRAVYDWTRNNRALFVCDEVITFRSNYGGAQQWYDICPDLTAMGKMIGGGFPVGAIAGRQQIMDVMNPLNDPLVFPLSGTFSANPITMTAGRVAMELFNPRAVENLNLLADRARKLIVEAIALADIPACVTGGGSIFRVHMKEHPPENYREAFMDKKESLLIKTMLDHLFDHGLIMINTCSGVLSTAMTDHEIDILADVMLSGFRKVKELL, from the coding sequence ATGAATCGCGGCGATAATTTCAGAGCAGCAGAACTTTCAAAAAGCGCAGAACTGTATCAACGCGGCTGTAAGGTTATGCCCGGCGGCGTCAGCCGAAATACCGTTCTGCGCAGCCCGCATCCACTTTATGCTGAGCGAGGAGAGGGATGTTATGTGACTGATGTTGAAGGGGTTAAAAGGATTGATTTTGCCAACAACATGGCATCTTTGATTCATGGGCATGCTCAACCAGACGTCGTGGCAGCAGTGATAGACCAGCTGCATAAAGGGACAGCCTTTACTCTTGCAACCGAAGCTGAAATTCTTTATGCCGAGTATTTGTGCAGCCGCAATGCCGGTTTTGAACAAATCAGATTTGTCAATTCTGGAACCGAAGCGGTCATGGGTTGTCTGAAAGCATCACGTGCGTATACTGGTCGTCCTAAAATTGCTAAAGTAGAGGGAGCTTATCACGGACTTTATGATTATGCCGAGGTCAGTCAAACGGCCACGCCGGAAAACTGGGGGAGTGTTGACTCTCCGTCCAGTGTACCGGTTGCCCAGGGAACACCGGCTTCAGCTTTGAATGATGTGATCATTATCCCTTTCAATGACCCTGATCGAGCAGTCGAGATTCTTGACAAACATGCGGATGAATTGGCCTGTGTTCTTGTCGATTTTCTCCCTCATCGGGTTGGTCTGGTTCCCGCCAGTACTGAATTTGTAAGGGCCGTTTATGATTGGACGCGTAACAATCGTGCATTATTTGTGTGTGATGAAGTGATTACTTTTCGCTCAAATTATGGTGGAGCACAACAATGGTACGATATCTGTCCGGATCTTACTGCCATGGGGAAGATGATCGGTGGTGGTTTTCCTGTCGGTGCGATTGCAGGTCGGCAGCAGATCATGGACGTTATGAATCCTTTGAATGATCCTTTGGTTTTCCCCCTTTCCGGAACATTTTCTGCGAATCCAATTACGATGACGGCGGGACGAGTTGCGATGGAGTTGTTTAACCCCCGTGCGGTAGAAAATCTCAACCTTTTGGCCGATAGAGCTCGTAAGCTGATTGTTGAGGCCATAGCTCTTGCTGATATTCCTGCTTGTGTGACGGGCGGAGGTTCGATATTCCGGGTCCACATGAAAGAGCATCCTCCGGAAAATTATCGTGAAGCGTTTATGGATAAAAAAGAAAGCCTGCTTATCAAGACTATGCTTGATCATCTTTTTGATCATGGCTTGATCATGATTAACACATGTTCCGGAGTTCTTTCCACAGCGATGACGGATCATGAAATTGATATTCTTGCCGATGTCATGCTGAGCGGTTTCCGAAAAGTAAAAGAATTGCTGTGA
- the rpsT gene encoding 30S ribosomal protein S20: MANHKSAAKRNRQSEVRKARNIHIRSTMRNLVKQVREAVVAGDKEKAQATLEKAVPYISKTSAKGVIHKATASRKISRLTKLVNTLD, encoded by the coding sequence GTGGCAAATCATAAATCAGCAGCAAAACGGAACAGACAGAGTGAAGTCAGAAAAGCACGTAATATTCATATCCGTTCAACGATGCGTAATCTTGTAAAGCAAGTTCGAGAAGCCGTCGTTGCCGGAGATAAAGAAAAAGCTCAGGCAACTCTCGAGAAAGCTGTCCCTTATATCAGTAAAACTTCAGCAAAAGGTGTTATTCACAAAGCGACTGCCAGCCGCAAGATTTCCCGACTGACAAAACTCGTCAACACCCTTGATTAA
- the murJ gene encoding murein biosynthesis integral membrane protein MurJ: MTEKKKIAAATIVMASATSMSRVAGLVRDVVVARLFGAGMMTDAFFMAFTIPNLLRRFFGEGALTAAFVPTFSEIFHQRGEKEAQQLVNRCVTLLLLVMLVVVFLGVVLSPWIVQGVGYGFGQVAGKLDLTDQLNRIMFPYIGFVSILALLTGILNVRGHFFIPALSPLFLNFAMIISALTLGHLFAQPIYSLAIGVLLGGIVQLLLQVPVLFRYKIKLRFDFNFRNDPHLRKIRNLMLPGIAGVAIYQLNIIVTRLLASFLPEGSVSYLYYGQRLFEFPQGIFIVSLAQAALPMMSRQVTEGDQKGLRQSLTFAMTLITLFTLPAIVGLIICAKPIYSLFFFGGEFNLTALNNTSLALICYAPGLVFVGYSRIAAQTFYALKDTRTPVVISFWTLLVNLVAGLLLMQYFGFMGLAISLTLASMFNAFMLLLLLQRKVGPFLQNSLYQPVLKVLPACALMAVAVTILLGFVDWLQVGSVLSKSIALSGAISVGILIFFGCCYVLKVDEIRQGWQLLRRRGRA; encoded by the coding sequence ATGACTGAAAAAAAGAAAATAGCTGCTGCAACAATAGTTATGGCTTCTGCAACGTCAATGAGTCGGGTTGCCGGATTGGTAAGAGATGTTGTTGTTGCGCGCTTGTTTGGTGCCGGGATGATGACAGATGCTTTCTTTATGGCATTTACTATCCCCAATCTGCTCCGGCGTTTTTTTGGTGAAGGGGCTTTAACGGCTGCATTTGTTCCCACCTTTTCAGAAATTTTCCACCAGCGGGGTGAGAAAGAAGCGCAACAACTGGTAAATCGCTGCGTGACCCTCCTGTTGTTAGTCATGCTGGTTGTTGTTTTCTTAGGGGTCGTTCTTTCTCCATGGATTGTACAGGGTGTTGGTTATGGCTTTGGTCAGGTTGCCGGGAAATTGGATCTGACTGACCAATTGAATCGCATCATGTTTCCTTACATTGGCTTTGTGTCGATTCTGGCGTTGTTAACGGGTATTTTAAATGTTCGTGGTCACTTTTTTATTCCTGCCCTGTCACCATTGTTTTTGAATTTTGCCATGATTATCAGTGCTCTGACTTTGGGGCACTTATTTGCTCAACCTATCTACTCTCTAGCGATAGGAGTCTTGCTGGGTGGAATTGTACAACTGTTGTTACAGGTTCCGGTTCTATTTCGCTATAAAATAAAGCTGAGGTTTGATTTTAATTTTCGAAACGACCCCCATTTGCGCAAAATCAGGAATCTCATGCTCCCTGGTATTGCCGGCGTTGCCATCTACCAGCTCAACATTATTGTTACTCGTCTGCTTGCGTCATTTTTGCCGGAGGGAAGTGTTTCTTATCTCTACTATGGACAACGGTTATTTGAATTTCCTCAAGGGATCTTTATTGTTTCTCTCGCCCAGGCGGCACTGCCAATGATGAGTCGCCAGGTGACAGAGGGGGATCAGAAGGGATTACGACAGTCGCTGACATTTGCCATGACTCTTATCACTCTGTTTACTTTACCGGCGATAGTTGGTCTTATTATCTGTGCTAAGCCTATATATTCTTTATTTTTTTTCGGAGGAGAATTTAACCTGACCGCGCTTAACAATACATCTCTCGCGCTGATCTGTTATGCTCCCGGATTGGTATTTGTTGGCTACAGCCGTATCGCAGCGCAAACGTTTTATGCTTTGAAGGATACCCGCACACCCGTTGTTATTTCATTCTGGACCCTGCTGGTCAATCTTGTTGCCGGTCTCCTGCTTATGCAATATTTTGGTTTTATGGGATTGGCAATTTCCTTAACCTTGGCTTCAATGTTTAATGCTTTTATGTTGCTTTTGCTGTTACAGCGCAAGGTTGGTCCTTTTCTTCAAAACAGCCTCTATCAGCCAGTTTTGAAAGTGCTGCCTGCCTGTGCTTTGATGGCTGTAGCCGTTACGATCTTACTCGGGTTTGTGGACTGGCTGCAGGTCGGTTCTGTCCTGAGTAAGTCGATTGCTTTATCTGGCGCAATTTCAGTCGGAATCCTGATTTTTTTTGGTTGCTGCTATGTGTTGAAGGTGGATGAAATTCGTCAGGGTTGGCAACTTTTACGCAGAAGAGGGAGAGCCTAA
- the leuS gene encoding leucine--tRNA ligase has protein sequence MDNQYNPKDVESKWQDIWQEKQSFCASMESAKEKYYLLEMFPYPSGRIHMGHVRNYAIGDVVARFKRMQGFNVLHPMGWDAFGMPAENAAIEHGIHPAKWTYENIDSMRRQLKKIGLSYDWKREFATCNADYYRWEQLVFLKMFEKGLAYKKGSSVNWCEDCQTVLANEQVEDGCCWRCHNQVQPKELEQWFFKITNYADELLEWTDKLSGWPERVLSMQRNWIGKSYGCEIDFEVSGGNKKIKVFTTRPDTLAGATFMSLAPEHPMVEELVTADQKNAVDDFIAAVERQDKADRTSGDLEKIGIFTGSYCVNPLNGEKIPVFLANFVLMGYGTGAVMAVPAHDQRDFEFAKKYHLPMRVVIQPQDVDLVAEQLTEAFPESGFLVNSGQFDGIDNESAKEKIAAFLMELGAGRKTVNYRLRDWGVSRQRYWGTPIPIIYCQDCGAVPVPEEDLPVVLPTDVELTGEGGSPLARHQEFLQVPCPKCGKQARRESDTFDTFVESSWYFARYTCPDYTDGPLEKNAANYWLPVDQYIGGIEHAVMHLLYARFYTKILRDLGLMDVDEPFTNLLTQGMVCKETQRCPEHGWLYPEQVMDGKCALCHQSVELGRTEKMSKSKKNVIDPNQLIEQYGADTARLFSLFAAPPEKDLEWNEQGVEGCFRFLNRVWRAVADHRELIATAEISTDISAEGTDLHRKVHQTIKKVSTDIDGSFHFNTAIAAVMELVNAIYAFKAAADNPGVLREALEAVVCLLNPFVPHISEELWQLLGHEQSVEASGWPVWDESALVTDDMTLVIQVNGKVRGKVNVAVTADRQTIEAEALAEENVQRFISGKEVRKIIVVPGRLVNIVVG, from the coding sequence ATGGACAATCAGTACAATCCCAAAGATGTCGAATCGAAGTGGCAGGACATCTGGCAAGAAAAACAATCTTTTTGCGCTTCCATGGAGTCAGCAAAAGAAAAGTATTATTTACTTGAGATGTTTCCGTATCCTTCCGGTCGCATCCATATGGGACATGTTCGTAACTATGCAATCGGGGATGTTGTTGCGCGCTTTAAACGGATGCAAGGCTTTAATGTTCTTCATCCCATGGGGTGGGATGCCTTTGGAATGCCTGCTGAAAATGCAGCCATTGAACATGGTATTCATCCCGCTAAATGGACTTATGAAAATATCGACAGCATGCGTCGACAGTTGAAAAAAATTGGTCTTTCCTATGATTGGAAGCGTGAGTTTGCGACCTGTAATGCTGATTATTATCGATGGGAACAGTTGGTTTTCCTGAAGATGTTTGAGAAGGGATTGGCATACAAAAAAGGGTCTTCGGTCAATTGGTGTGAAGACTGTCAAACCGTTCTTGCAAATGAACAGGTTGAGGATGGCTGTTGCTGGCGTTGTCATAACCAGGTTCAACCAAAAGAGCTGGAACAATGGTTTTTTAAAATTACCAACTATGCTGATGAGCTCCTGGAGTGGACAGATAAGCTCTCTGGTTGGCCGGAGCGGGTGTTGTCAATGCAGCGGAACTGGATCGGTAAAAGTTACGGCTGCGAAATTGATTTTGAAGTTTCCGGAGGAAATAAAAAAATCAAAGTGTTTACGACGCGACCTGATACGTTAGCCGGTGCTACGTTTATGAGCCTGGCTCCTGAACATCCGATGGTCGAAGAGTTAGTGACCGCTGATCAAAAAAATGCCGTAGACGATTTTATCGCAGCTGTTGAACGCCAGGATAAAGCTGACAGAACTAGTGGCGATCTTGAGAAAATCGGCATTTTCACCGGTTCGTACTGCGTAAATCCCTTAAATGGTGAAAAAATACCTGTTTTCCTCGCTAACTTTGTATTGATGGGCTACGGGACCGGTGCGGTCATGGCTGTTCCTGCTCATGATCAGCGAGACTTTGAATTTGCAAAAAAATATCATCTTCCTATGCGTGTGGTGATTCAGCCTCAAGATGTAGATTTGGTTGCTGAGCAGCTGACAGAGGCCTTCCCTGAGTCCGGTTTTCTGGTGAATTCCGGTCAATTTGATGGTATTGACAATGAATCTGCAAAAGAAAAAATAGCTGCTTTCCTGATGGAACTTGGTGCCGGCCGTAAAACGGTGAATTACCGTCTGCGCGACTGGGGAGTCTCCAGACAGCGTTATTGGGGAACTCCGATCCCGATTATTTATTGTCAGGATTGTGGAGCGGTTCCTGTCCCTGAAGAAGATTTACCGGTCGTTTTGCCGACTGATGTTGAATTAACAGGTGAAGGTGGATCTCCTTTGGCGAGACATCAGGAATTTTTGCAAGTGCCCTGTCCAAAATGCGGAAAGCAGGCCAGACGCGAATCAGATACCTTTGATACTTTCGTTGAAAGTTCCTGGTATTTCGCCCGCTATACCTGTCCTGATTATACTGATGGCCCTCTGGAGAAGAATGCTGCCAACTATTGGTTACCGGTAGATCAGTATATCGGTGGTATTGAGCATGCTGTTATGCATCTTCTTTATGCCCGTTTTTACACTAAAATATTACGGGATCTCGGATTGATGGATGTTGATGAGCCATTCACCAACCTGTTGACGCAGGGGATGGTTTGCAAAGAAACGCAACGGTGTCCCGAACATGGCTGGTTGTATCCCGAGCAGGTGATGGACGGAAAATGCGCTCTTTGTCATCAGTCCGTTGAATTGGGCCGTACCGAGAAAATGAGTAAATCAAAAAAGAATGTGATCGATCCAAATCAGTTGATTGAACAATACGGCGCTGATACTGCACGATTATTTTCTCTTTTTGCCGCTCCTCCTGAAAAGGATCTGGAGTGGAATGAACAAGGGGTAGAGGGTTGTTTTCGTTTTCTGAACCGCGTGTGGAGAGCTGTTGCCGATCATAGAGAATTGATAGCGACGGCAGAGATTTCTACCGATATTTCTGCTGAAGGCACGGATCTGCACCGTAAAGTTCATCAAACCATTAAAAAAGTCAGTACTGATATTGATGGAAGCTTTCACTTCAACACAGCCATTGCCGCTGTTATGGAATTGGTGAACGCCATTTATGCCTTCAAAGCTGCAGCGGATAACCCGGGGGTATTACGCGAGGCTCTGGAAGCAGTCGTTTGTCTGCTGAATCCTTTTGTTCCGCATATCAGTGAAGAGCTTTGGCAACTGTTAGGTCATGAGCAGAGTGTTGAAGCTTCAGGCTGGCCAGTTTGGGATGAGTCCGCTTTGGTCACTGATGACATGACACTGGTGATCCAGGTTAACGGAAAGGTGCGTGGTAAAGTTAATGTTGCTGTGACTGCCGACCGACAGACTATTGAGGCAGAAGCGTTAGCTGAGGAAAATGTGCAAAGATTTATTTCCGGGAAAGAAGTCCGGAAAATTATTGTAGTTCCTGGTCGCTTAGTTAATATTGTGGTGGGATAA
- a CDS encoding MFS transporter: protein MTISPLPTAFVQKLSTKLVLFSVLATGIGQSMTFALLAPLGREVSLGEIQIGFIITCSSLTFTLTSPIWGRTCDLWGRKPVLMLGLFGYTFGCIMFASVFFFGIKGLLSGITLYVLAIFSRVLMASLMSATPSAAAAYIADTTTVEQRVAGMGTLGAARTLGAILGPALSGLFATIGLLAPLYIAAGITLFSTFLVAVVLQEPIKVASRPKTKLRLSFFDQRYFPFILIGFMTFFAFSIMSQTIGFFIQDRFSLSGQATAQALGMGMMVSAVMSFFSQAFLVGRVKMTPIQLINIGLPILFLGYALLPFAGSIAVLIVFLGILGFGLGLVSPGFTSGASLSVGPKEQGAVGGLISACPAGGFVLGPIVGTSLYQINHCLPYYCSCMLMLPLIFYSLRFGRKRK, encoded by the coding sequence ATGACAATCAGCCCTCTCCCCACAGCGTTTGTACAAAAACTCTCCACAAAATTAGTCCTGTTTAGCGTTCTCGCCACAGGTATAGGTCAATCGATGACCTTTGCTTTGCTGGCACCATTAGGCCGGGAAGTCAGTCTTGGAGAAATTCAGATCGGCTTTATCATTACCTGTTCTTCACTGACCTTTACCTTGACCAGTCCAATCTGGGGACGCACATGTGATTTGTGGGGACGCAAACCGGTCCTGATGCTGGGCCTTTTTGGCTACACTTTTGGCTGTATCATGTTTGCTTCAGTTTTTTTCTTCGGCATCAAGGGACTTCTTTCCGGAATAACCCTGTATGTATTAGCCATTTTTTCACGCGTGTTGATGGCATCATTGATGTCCGCGACTCCCAGTGCCGCCGCTGCTTATATAGCCGACACCACCACAGTAGAACAACGGGTAGCCGGGATGGGAACGCTTGGAGCAGCCAGAACTTTAGGTGCAATCCTTGGCCCGGCTCTGAGTGGACTTTTTGCAACCATCGGCTTGCTTGCTCCTCTCTATATTGCCGCCGGCATCACCCTGTTCAGTACATTCCTGGTCGCCGTGGTGTTACAGGAGCCCATAAAAGTAGCATCCCGGCCAAAAACGAAACTTAGACTGAGTTTTTTTGATCAACGCTACTTTCCATTCATTCTCATTGGATTTATGACTTTTTTTGCCTTTTCCATCATGAGTCAGACAATTGGATTCTTTATCCAGGATCGTTTTTCTCTCAGTGGTCAAGCTACGGCTCAGGCTCTCGGGATGGGGATGATGGTTTCCGCTGTCATGTCGTTCTTTTCCCAGGCTTTCCTGGTTGGGCGGGTGAAGATGACACCGATTCAATTAATCAATATCGGACTCCCAATTTTATTCCTCGGTTACGCATTGCTTCCATTTGCGGGCAGCATTGCAGTCCTGATTGTTTTTTTAGGGATATTGGGATTTGGATTGGGGCTGGTCTCGCCAGGATTCACATCAGGTGCTTCATTGTCCGTTGGCCCCAAAGAACAAGGAGCTGTCGGTGGGCTGATTTCCGCCTGTCCTGCCGGAGGGTTTGTCTTGGGTCCAATCGTGGGTACCAGCTTGTATCAAATCAACCACTGTCTGCCCTATTATTGTTCCTGCATGCTGATGTTGCCGTTGATTTTTTATTCCCTGCGATTCGGCAGAAAAAGAAAATAG
- a CDS encoding LysR substrate-binding domain-containing protein → MKKSLPSRSALIAFEAAARHQSFTSAAAELTLTESAISRQVAALESQLGIKLFHRIKKRVTLTKAGLLYSQQVRASLLQMEQDMNNIMSHGGAREILELAVLPTFCSRWLIPRIGSFYQQYPDITINMSARSVIFLFKETSFDAAIHFGQPNWPGTVADFLFSEEVVAVCKPDLIPSGFLTNPEDIQNYALLHLTSRPDSWCNWCENAQISSVNSMQGAHYEYFSILISAACAGLGVALIPRFLIADELEKKQLIIASNVPMKSTDGYYLVYPEDSLSSNSVKKFRMWLLNQ, encoded by the coding sequence ATGAAAAAATCACTCCCAAGTAGAAGTGCGTTAATTGCTTTTGAAGCTGCGGCAAGGCATCAGAGCTTCACAAGTGCAGCTGCAGAATTGACATTGACTGAAAGCGCTATTTCAAGACAGGTCGCAGCACTGGAAAGCCAACTTGGGATTAAACTGTTTCACCGGATCAAAAAAAGGGTCACTTTAACAAAAGCGGGGTTACTCTATAGCCAACAGGTCAGAGCGTCTTTACTGCAAATGGAACAGGACATGAACAACATTATGTCCCATGGCGGAGCAAGAGAGATTCTGGAACTAGCAGTCTTGCCGACATTCTGCTCACGCTGGCTCATTCCGCGAATCGGCAGTTTCTACCAGCAATATCCTGATATCACAATTAACATGTCTGCACGCTCAGTCATATTTCTGTTTAAAGAAACCTCTTTTGATGCCGCTATTCATTTTGGACAGCCTAATTGGCCAGGTACGGTTGCCGATTTTCTGTTCTCTGAGGAAGTCGTTGCTGTTTGCAAACCAGACCTGATCCCTTCCGGGTTCTTAACCAATCCGGAAGATATTCAGAACTATGCTTTATTACATCTGACTTCCAGACCTGATTCCTGGTGCAACTGGTGTGAGAATGCACAAATTTCATCCGTTAATTCCATGCAAGGAGCCCATTACGAATATTTTTCCATCTTGATCAGTGCTGCATGTGCCGGGTTGGGAGTCGCTCTTATTCCACGTTTTTTAATTGCTGATGAGCTGGAGAAAAAACAGCTGATCATTGCCTCCAATGTGCCAATGAAAAGCACTGATGGTTATTATCTCGTCTATCCCGAAGATAGTTTATCCAGCAACTCGGTCAAAAAATTCAGAATGTGGCTTTTGAATCAGTAA
- a CDS encoding 3-oxoacid CoA-transferase subunit B, with the protein MTAANHGWSREEMAQRAAQDIPDASYVNLGIGIPEKVAKYVPEGREVIYHTENGLLGMGESPLPGEEDPELINAGKKPVTAIPGAAFFHHADSFAMIRGHHIDICVLGAMQVSEQGDLANWSTGETGAIPAVGGAMDLVAGVKTIYVITQHCTREGDSKLVETCSYPLTGKKVVDRIYTDLAVLDVTPEGFKVIELAPGISFDDVLQKTAGKLVVEG; encoded by the coding sequence ATGACCGCTGCTAATCATGGCTGGAGTCGGGAGGAAATGGCACAACGTGCCGCACAGGATATTCCTGACGCTTCCTATGTCAACCTGGGTATAGGTATTCCAGAGAAAGTCGCCAAGTATGTCCCGGAAGGCCGTGAAGTGATTTATCATACCGAAAATGGTCTGTTGGGTATGGGAGAGTCCCCTCTGCCGGGGGAAGAAGATCCGGAACTGATCAATGCCGGCAAGAAACCTGTGACCGCAATTCCCGGTGCAGCGTTTTTTCATCATGCGGATAGTTTTGCCATGATTCGTGGCCACCATATCGATATTTGTGTTCTCGGTGCCATGCAGGTATCTGAGCAGGGTGATCTGGCAAACTGGTCAACAGGGGAAACAGGAGCTATTCCTGCGGTTGGTGGTGCGATGGATCTGGTTGCCGGAGTCAAAACAATCTATGTTATTACCCAACACTGCACCAGAGAGGGGGACTCAAAACTTGTCGAAACGTGCAGCTATCCGCTGACCGGGAAAAAAGTTGTCGATAGGATCTATACGGATCTGGCGGTTCTGGATGTTACTCCAGAAGGCTTCAAAGTTATCGAATTAGCTCCGGGAATCAGTTTTGACGATGTTCTGCAAAAAACGGCAGGGAAACTTGTTGTAGAAGGATAA